The following are from one region of the Cloacibacterium sp. TD35 genome:
- a CDS encoding SIR2 family protein: MTETIESIKLKVKKYLELENVSFLFGAGSSFHLGAPVIRTIPQSLKDQCSTEITRYFGEDAEPSFEDLINCLQADRYLGEKKGTCVCDINKSITKMQQWLFQQCDTNKTTINEYYTSDSKLQKNRYHYHEVLVKKLLQRPVHLRRANLFTTNYDMAFDYALDNLGVHYINGFMGVHNRFFRPEVYDYDLYYPGQSAIGKVHRAEKVLRYYKMHGSLSWVSTPPNVSNTYGIKEIPLNDNFTIDENNEIMIYPCVSKKSFTLDLPYSELFRQFSQAINQPQSVLICVGYSFYDEHINDIIKQALSIPSFTLIIANFAPTADPKSEIEKLKALGDRRIIILDQTVADQSTFVGFVDKIMPDLYEEDEIVYVAETMEKIYPTKKNDQDVQENDIITQDEIVESDSNTKQDSDAPDDLPF; the protein is encoded by the coding sequence ATGACAGAAACAATTGAAAGTATTAAACTAAAAGTTAAAAAATATCTTGAATTAGAAAATGTTAGTTTCTTATTCGGTGCCGGTTCAAGTTTTCATTTAGGAGCTCCTGTAATTAGAACAATTCCCCAATCATTAAAAGATCAATGTTCAACTGAAATAACTCGTTATTTTGGAGAAGATGCAGAGCCTTCTTTTGAAGATTTAATCAATTGTTTACAAGCAGATAGATATCTTGGAGAGAAAAAAGGTACATGTGTTTGTGATATAAATAAATCAATTACTAAAATGCAACAGTGGTTGTTTCAACAATGTGATACGAATAAAACAACCATTAATGAATATTATACATCTGATTCAAAGCTTCAGAAAAACAGATATCATTATCATGAGGTATTAGTCAAGAAACTGTTACAAAGACCTGTTCATCTAAGAAGAGCAAACCTCTTTACAACTAATTATGATATGGCATTTGATTATGCTTTAGATAATTTAGGAGTGCACTATATAAATGGTTTTATGGGAGTACATAACAGATTCTTTAGACCAGAAGTATATGACTACGATTTGTATTACCCTGGGCAAAGTGCAATAGGTAAAGTACATAGAGCAGAAAAGGTCTTAAGATATTATAAAATGCATGGTTCATTATCTTGGGTTTCTACACCACCTAATGTATCCAATACTTACGGAATTAAAGAGATTCCATTAAATGATAATTTTACTATTGATGAAAATAATGAAATTATGATTTATCCATGTGTAAGTAAAAAATCTTTCACGCTTGATTTACCATACTCGGAATTATTCAGACAATTTTCTCAAGCTATTAATCAGCCACAATCAGTGTTGATTTGTGTAGGATATTCTTTTTATGATGAGCATATAAATGATATTATTAAGCAAGCATTATCTATTCCTTCTTTTACTTTAATTATAGCCAACTTTGCTCCAACAGCTGATCCTAAATCAGAAATAGAAAAATTAAAGGCTTTGGGGGATAGAAGAATTATTATTTTAGATCAGACAGTTGCAGATCAATCAACCTTTGTAGGTTTTGTAGATAAAATTATGCCTGATTTATATGAAGAGGATGAAATAGTTTATGTGGCGGAAACAATGGAAAAAATTTATCCTACCAAAAAGAATGATCAAGATGTTCAAGAAAATGATATTATTACGCAAGATGAAATAGTAGAATCAGATTCGAATACTAAACAAGATTCAGATGCTCCCGATGATTTACCTTTTTAA
- a CDS encoding restriction endonuclease subunit S → MMENKWKEVQLGDISDIISTKTPIENATLENYISTENMINDFGGVQNAEKLPTTNTVNAFVENDILFSNIRTYFKKVWHAKFDGTVSQDVLTFRAKENIISKFLYYILCNPEFTEYTVLTSKGAKMPRGDKDAIRNFEIQLPPLPEQKAIASVLSSLDDKIDLLHQQNQTLEALAETLFRQWFIVDAKEDWKEVSLGSIIDLVVDNRGKTPPTVDYKTAYPLIEVNAINTSDCLVNYNVIRKYVVEETYNSWFRKHLKVNDVIVSTVGTIGVFSIFTSNIGCIAQNLIGLRSDNISPYFIYLFLKINKEDILNLDIGGVQPSIKVPHLMDLKFKKPNIEVIHQFHELVKEYFNKIGANQQQIQTLTQLRDTLLPKLMSGEMRVKL, encoded by the coding sequence ATGATGGAGAATAAGTGGAAAGAAGTTCAATTAGGGGATATTAGTGATATTATTTCAACAAAGACACCTATCGAAAATGCAACATTAGAAAATTATATTTCAACAGAAAATATGATCAATGATTTTGGTGGAGTTCAAAATGCTGAGAAATTGCCTACAACAAATACAGTAAATGCTTTTGTAGAGAATGATATATTATTTTCAAACATCAGAACTTATTTCAAAAAAGTATGGCACGCTAAATTTGACGGTACTGTTTCTCAGGATGTTTTAACTTTTAGAGCTAAAGAAAATATTATTTCAAAATTTCTTTACTATATTTTATGTAATCCTGAATTTACAGAATATACAGTTCTGACATCTAAAGGAGCGAAAATGCCAAGAGGCGATAAAGATGCTATTAGAAATTTTGAAATCCAACTTCCCCCACTTCCCGAGCAAAAAGCCATTGCATCGGTATTGTCGAGTTTGGATGATAAAATCGACTTATTACACCAACAAAACCAAACCTTAGAGGCATTGGCGGAAACATTATTCCGTCAGTGGTTTATAGTGGATGCGAAAGAGGATTGGAAGGAAGTTTCATTAGGTTCAATAATAGATTTAGTTGTAGATAATAGAGGTAAAACACCACCAACTGTAGATTATAAAACAGCATATCCATTAATAGAGGTGAATGCAATTAATACATCTGATTGCTTAGTTAATTATAATGTTATCAGAAAGTATGTTGTTGAGGAAACATATAATTCTTGGTTTAGAAAACATTTAAAAGTAAATGATGTAATTGTTTCTACAGTAGGTACAATTGGCGTCTTTTCAATTTTTACATCAAATATTGGGTGTATCGCTCAAAATTTAATTGGTTTACGTTCTGATAATATTTCTCCATATTTCATTTATCTTTTCTTAAAAATCAACAAAGAAGATATTTTAAACCTTGATATTGGCGGAGTACAACCAAGTATTAAAGTACCACATTTAATGGATTTAAAGTTTAAAAAACCTAATATTGAGGTGATTCATCAGTTTCATGAACTTGTTAAAGAGTATTTTAATAAGATTGGAGCTAATCAACAGCAAATCCAAACCCTAACCCAACTTCGCGATACCTTATTGCCTAAGTTAATGAGTGGCGAGATGCGGGTGAAGTTATAA
- a CDS encoding type I restriction-modification system subunit M — MAKKKQTVEEPLEKTLWKAADKLRKNINAAEYKDVVLGLIFLKYISIAFEKLHADLTAQIDQGADPEDREEYTAENVFFVPPSARWSFLQSSAKQTTIGKIVDDGMDAIEAENPQLKGILPKVYAKQNLDPTSLGDLIDLIGNIDFGDTQERSADVLGHVFEYFLGQFALAEGQKGGQFYTPRSVVELLVEMLEPYKGRVFDPCCGSGGMFVQSEKFVEDHQGRIDDISIYGQESNQTTWRLAKMNLAIRGIDSTGVKWNSEGSFLNDAHKDLKADYIIANPPFNVSDWSGDLLRNDARWQFGTPPVGNANFGWLQHFIHHLAPTGQAGVVLAKGALTSKTSGEGEIRKKLIEEGLIDCIVNLPAKLFLNTQIPAALWFMRRKKVPNAKFRNTENEILFIDARNLGHLINRRNRELSKEDIDLIASTYHNWRNVDGQYEDVAGFCASVPVSKVAELDYVLTPGRYVGLPDEEDDFNFVERFTSLKATLEEQLAKEAELNAMIAENLLKIELTNDGE, encoded by the coding sequence ATGGCTAAGAAAAAACAAACGGTTGAAGAACCTTTAGAGAAAACCTTATGGAAAGCAGCGGATAAGTTGCGTAAAAATATTAATGCTGCGGAGTATAAAGATGTGGTTCTTGGATTGATTTTCTTAAAATATATATCAATTGCATTTGAGAAATTACATGCTGATTTAACCGCACAGATTGATCAAGGAGCTGATCCGGAAGACAGAGAAGAATACACGGCAGAAAACGTATTCTTTGTGCCACCTTCAGCGCGTTGGTCGTTTTTACAATCTAGTGCAAAGCAAACAACTATTGGTAAAATTGTAGATGACGGAATGGATGCTATTGAAGCGGAAAACCCACAATTAAAAGGTATTTTACCAAAAGTATATGCCAAACAAAATTTGGATCCTACAAGCTTAGGCGATTTAATAGATTTGATTGGGAATATTGACTTTGGCGATACGCAGGAGCGTTCTGCCGATGTGTTAGGACATGTTTTCGAATATTTCTTAGGTCAGTTTGCTTTGGCTGAAGGTCAAAAAGGTGGACAGTTCTACACGCCACGTTCGGTAGTAGAGTTATTGGTAGAAATGCTAGAACCTTATAAAGGCCGTGTTTTCGATCCGTGTTGTGGTTCGGGTGGTATGTTTGTGCAGTCGGAAAAGTTTGTGGAAGACCATCAGGGAAGAATTGATGATATCTCGATTTACGGACAAGAATCCAACCAAACCACTTGGCGTTTGGCGAAGATGAATTTAGCCATTCGTGGGATTGATTCTACGGGCGTAAAATGGAACTCAGAAGGTTCGTTTTTGAACGATGCACATAAAGATTTAAAAGCCGATTATATCATTGCCAATCCTCCGTTTAATGTGAGTGATTGGTCGGGCGATTTATTGCGTAACGATGCGCGTTGGCAGTTTGGTACACCTCCCGTAGGGAATGCCAACTTTGGTTGGTTGCAACATTTCATCCATCACTTAGCACCAACAGGGCAAGCAGGTGTGGTATTGGCAAAAGGAGCCTTAACCTCTAAAACTTCAGGTGAAGGCGAGATCCGTAAAAAATTAATCGAAGAAGGTTTGATTGACTGTATTGTGAACTTACCAGCCAAGTTGTTCCTGAATACTCAAATTCCTGCGGCCTTATGGTTTATGCGCCGTAAGAAAGTACCGAATGCCAAATTCCGTAATACCGAAAACGAAATCTTGTTTATTGATGCGCGTAATTTAGGGCATCTCATCAACCGTAGAAACCGTGAGCTGAGTAAAGAGGATATCGACTTAATTGCTTCTACTTATCATAATTGGCGTAATGTCGATGGGCAATACGAAGATGTAGCTGGTTTCTGTGCTTCGGTGCCGGTGTCTAAAGTTGCAGAGTTGGATTATGTCTTAACACCTGGGCGTTATGTAGGTTTACCGGATGAAGAAGACGATTTCAACTTTGTAGAGCGTTTTACTTCCCTGAAAGCAACTTTGGAAGAACAATTAGCCAAAGAAGCGGAATTGAATGCAATGATTGCTGAAAATTTGTTAAAAATTGAATTGACGAATGATGGAGAATAA
- a CDS encoding N-6 DNA methylase yields the protein MVNIVYSNPVDVLSFKVIGILNSFRYNSKFNNTSDSVQITLLLISLYKDGVINEGSFTDDFDLNKLKSLIVNSVLNSQTKEAYIQIVDTLNNSLTNLFNQPFDIFLFQFFQLDRKMLVDYFPSFFEDILYKISKSQGRYAGEFIQPVELTRLMSSLADLKKDAKVFNPFAGLASFGVCLDKEIAYLGQEISEESWALGTLRLLAHNKLRLSNYVCVDSTKNWPSSNEKFDLVIAHPPFNMKFDRNYHNVNSVEQFLIERGLESLDSKGNLISILPLGFLSREGYEKQLRRELIQQDVLDTIISLPGGLLSNTGIPLVILMLNKNKKKSGLVRFVDASEFVEEKDGQGKILNDNKLSELIHNTRIDSEFIRFVSNEQIISNEYSLSVPRYFLNEIIFEENERLVKLGDILELVRGQRGNLPESGKLIRIRDLKDDKVDFTLDISNVEETELRRSDIHIVSESCLLLAMRWRSLKPTFFEFKDEPIFRSQDIFSFKVNEEIVDKAYLINELQSEYVNHQLDSYRLGATIPFIRQKDLLEVVIKLPSLEEQRAKVQVINELSDKIKSLQEERNALVHGKTIKQFNEFASLKHTLGRPRQNILDWSDNLLDFLTKKKNDFEELNKVFSDFYDIDILSALKEIKRDVNFITDVLEKGENGLVLSEYEKQIISLSDINSTVNELSNNGFHFTIKKFLLKGEKLKERGIYANKTLFKTLLDNILTNANKYAFDKKAIGNEVIIELTEVDDSLVMEIRNNGKPFPKNFDREKFITKYSTADSNNGSGLGGYDIHRIASDFNNPDWILSLNEDPFFLVKFKFQFPIKLIN from the coding sequence ATGGTAAATATAGTTTATTCAAATCCAGTTGATGTGTTATCTTTTAAAGTTATAGGTATTCTAAATTCATTTAGATATAACTCAAAATTCAACAATACAAGTGACTCTGTTCAGATTACATTATTATTGATATCATTATATAAAGATGGTGTAATAAATGAAGGTTCTTTTACAGATGATTTTGACTTAAATAAATTAAAATCGCTCATTGTTAATTCAGTTTTAAATTCCCAGACTAAGGAAGCATATATTCAAATTGTTGATACGCTTAACAATTCATTGACTAATCTTTTTAATCAACCATTTGATATATTTTTATTTCAATTTTTTCAATTAGATAGAAAGATGCTAGTTGATTATTTTCCAAGTTTTTTTGAAGATATTTTGTATAAAATTTCTAAATCTCAGGGCAGATATGCTGGTGAATTTATTCAACCTGTTGAGTTAACACGTTTAATGTCTAGTTTAGCTGATTTAAAAAAAGATGCCAAAGTTTTTAATCCTTTTGCAGGCTTGGCTTCATTTGGTGTGTGTCTTGACAAAGAAATAGCTTATTTAGGTCAAGAAATCTCTGAGGAATCTTGGGCATTAGGAACACTTCGTCTATTAGCGCATAATAAACTTCGTCTTTCAAATTATGTATGTGTTGATTCTACAAAGAATTGGCCTTCATCAAATGAAAAATTTGATCTAGTTATTGCTCATCCACCGTTTAATATGAAATTTGACAGAAACTATCATAATGTAAATTCAGTTGAACAGTTTTTAATTGAAAGGGGACTGGAATCTCTCGATTCTAAGGGTAATTTAATATCTATACTACCACTGGGTTTCTTGTCTAGAGAAGGATATGAAAAGCAATTAAGAAGAGAATTGATTCAACAAGATGTATTAGATACTATTATATCATTGCCAGGAGGATTATTATCAAATACAGGAATTCCCCTTGTGATTCTGATGCTTAACAAAAATAAGAAAAAATCAGGATTGGTTCGCTTTGTTGATGCCAGTGAATTTGTTGAAGAAAAAGATGGTCAAGGAAAGATTCTAAATGATAATAAACTCAGTGAGCTAATACATAATACTAGAATTGATTCAGAGTTTATTAGGTTTGTGAGTAATGAACAAATCATTTCGAATGAATATAGCCTAAGCGTACCAAGATATTTTCTTAATGAAATCATTTTTGAAGAAAACGAAAGATTAGTAAAGCTAGGTGATATTCTAGAGTTAGTTAGAGGCCAAAGAGGAAACTTACCAGAATCAGGCAAATTAATTCGCATCCGTGATTTAAAAGACGATAAAGTGGATTTTACACTTGATATTTCAAATGTGGAAGAGACAGAACTGAGGAGATCTGACATTCATATTGTCTCAGAATCATGCTTACTGCTTGCTATGCGTTGGCGTTCTTTAAAGCCAACTTTTTTTGAGTTCAAAGATGAGCCTATTTTTAGAAGTCAGGATATTTTTTCATTTAAAGTTAATGAAGAAATTGTTGATAAAGCTTATTTAATCAATGAGCTTCAGTCGGAATATGTTAATCATCAATTAGATTCCTACCGTTTAGGAGCTACTATACCTTTTATTCGACAGAAAGATTTACTTGAGGTAGTAATTAAATTACCTTCATTAGAAGAGCAGCGTGCTAAAGTTCAGGTTATTAATGAGTTATCTGATAAGATTAAAAGCTTGCAAGAAGAACGTAATGCCTTGGTTCATGGTAAGACGATAAAGCAGTTCAATGAATTTGCATCATTAAAGCATACTTTGGGAAGACCTAGACAAAATATTTTGGATTGGTCTGACAACTTGTTGGATTTTTTAACCAAGAAAAAGAACGATTTTGAAGAATTGAACAAAGTATTTTCCGATTTCTATGATATTGATATTTTATCAGCCCTTAAGGAAATCAAGCGTGATGTAAACTTCATTACAGATGTGCTTGAAAAGGGTGAAAACGGACTTGTATTGTCCGAGTACGAAAAACAAATTATTTCGCTGTCAGATATTAATAGTACCGTCAACGAACTGTCTAATAACGGCTTTCACTTCACAATAAAGAAGTTTTTATTAAAAGGTGAAAAACTCAAAGAAAGAGGCATTTATGCTAACAAAACGCTTTTCAAAACATTGCTGGATAACATTCTCACAAATGCCAATAAGTATGCATTTGATAAAAAAGCTATAGGCAACGAAGTAATTATTGAACTGACCGAAGTTGATGATTCTTTAGTAATGGAAATCAGAAATAACGGCAAACCTTTTCCGAAGAATTTTGACAGGGAGAAGTTTATAACCAAATACTCGACAGCCGATTCTAACAATGGCAGTGGTTTAGGTGGTTATGATATACACAGAATTGCTAGTGATTTTAACAACCCGGATTGGATACTTTCACTGAATGAAGACCCATTCTTTTTGGTGAAGTTCAAATTCCAATTTCCAATAAAATTGATTAATTAA
- a CDS encoding helix-turn-helix transcriptional regulator, whose translation MATNKHAQIRYNTLDKCFRNPGKRFAIEDLVDACNDAIYEFTGKQEGIKKRQLYDDIRFMESEQGWSIELEKTKEGRKVYYRYEDPNFSISNKPLNETEAFQLKEALLTLSRFKGMPQYDWIDELGTRLDAEFKLNKNSDKVMSFEENEYLEGKSFISELYNAIIYKKVVAIEYKTFKNENSVTYELSPYHLKQFNKRWFLFGKSPNFETLTNLALDRIISIKETNKTYEKSDIDFNEYFDDIVGVSIPEAKVETIKIKIAETLVPYIKTKPLHPSQAYKFEDNIHRVIIKVIPNYELESLLLSYGESLQVLEPASFVEKMKSRIEKMKNNY comes from the coding sequence ATGGCAACTAATAAACATGCTCAAATTCGATATAATACATTAGACAAGTGTTTTAGAAATCCTGGTAAAAGATTTGCCATTGAAGATTTAGTAGATGCATGTAATGATGCTATTTACGAGTTCACAGGTAAACAAGAAGGAATTAAAAAAAGACAATTGTATGATGATATCCGATTCATGGAAAGTGAACAGGGGTGGTCAATTGAATTAGAAAAAACAAAAGAAGGTAGAAAAGTGTATTACCGCTATGAAGATCCAAACTTTTCTATATCAAATAAACCTTTAAATGAAACTGAAGCTTTTCAATTAAAAGAAGCTTTACTTACCTTGAGTAGATTCAAAGGAATGCCACAATATGATTGGATTGATGAGTTAGGGACACGATTAGATGCCGAATTCAAACTAAATAAAAACTCAGATAAGGTGATGAGTTTTGAAGAGAACGAATACTTAGAAGGCAAATCCTTTATCTCTGAGTTATACAACGCTATCATTTACAAAAAAGTAGTTGCAATTGAATACAAAACGTTTAAAAATGAAAATAGTGTAACTTACGAATTAAGTCCTTATCATTTGAAACAATTCAACAAGCGTTGGTTTTTATTTGGTAAGTCTCCCAATTTCGAAACACTAACAAACTTGGCTTTAGACAGAATTATTTCTATTAAGGAAACCAATAAAACCTATGAAAAAAGTGACATAGATTTTAATGAATATTTCGATGATATTGTAGGGGTATCCATTCCAGAAGCAAAAGTGGAAACCATAAAAATTAAAATTGCAGAAACTTTAGTTCCCTATATCAAAACAAAACCACTACATCCATCACAAGCCTATAAGTTTGAAGACAATATACATCGTGTTATAATAAAAGTAATCCCTAATTATGAATTAGAATCATTATTGCTTTCCTATGGTGAAAGTTTACAGGTTTTAGAACCTGCTTCTTTTGTGGAAAAGATGAAAAGTAGAATTGAAAAGATGAAAAATAATTATTAA
- a CDS encoding AAA family ATPase encodes MNFPTPPIETRYDYYKIIPEFKKFASQFIGKNYLIPDEEKPIVFATIAWMLQDDLVAKEMDFDLQKGILLSGPIGCGKTTLFKLMQKFIGNKNKFGIVSTRQIVSEFMQSGYQILENYSKGNFTHDARKAKVYCFDDLGIETSSKYYGNDCNVMAEILLTRYDLFKEKGLITHLTTNLSAAEIESIYGNRLRSRMREMFNLFGYDLNSTDKRK; translated from the coding sequence ATGAACTTTCCTACACCACCCATAGAAACCCGTTATGATTATTACAAAATCATTCCAGAATTCAAAAAATTCGCTTCCCAGTTTATCGGTAAAAACTACCTCATTCCAGACGAAGAAAAACCCATAGTCTTCGCCACCATTGCATGGATGCTCCAAGACGATTTAGTGGCCAAAGAAATGGACTTCGACCTCCAAAAAGGAATTCTCCTTTCTGGTCCTATCGGTTGCGGAAAAACCACCTTATTCAAGCTCATGCAAAAATTCATAGGCAACAAAAACAAATTCGGTATAGTCTCCACACGCCAAATCGTTTCAGAATTCATGCAGTCGGGCTATCAAATCCTAGAGAACTACTCCAAAGGAAACTTCACCCACGATGCTCGAAAAGCCAAAGTCTATTGCTTTGACGATTTAGGCATTGAAACCTCATCGAAGTATTACGGAAACGACTGCAATGTAATGGCAGAAATCCTCCTCACACGCTATGACCTGTTCAAAGAAAAAGGACTTATCACACACCTCACCACCAATCTTTCTGCAGCAGAAATAGAATCCATCTACGGAAACAGGCTCCGCTCCCGAATGAGAGAAATGTTCAATCTTTTCGGCTACGACCTAAACTCTACCGACAAAAGAAAGTGA
- a CDS encoding transcriptional regulator, which produces MNYIRHLTGFYEKIHEDSRLNPTHISLYLALFQFWNLNHFQNPISISRHEMMKLSKIAAYGTYHKCIKDLQDFGYIEYLPSFNPYKGSMVNLFNFEDTEIQNLNSYHAKNQTSSEQALNQHHIKIGTGIEQALEPSINYINNINNKHSITTPETSSNFKQAFLPAIPFQEIVPKSLSQKIKEKEKLREKKSAKLSPTHIEKNNHYGGKKKLSPISAPKIPPTFAEVKLFFEEKDTPLSEAERFFDHYESNGWLVGGKSKMKNWEAAARNWLKNSKKFNDNLNHRSFGGAEGKRNNLQATTNKSYKEPL; this is translated from the coding sequence ATGAACTACATCCGCCACCTTACAGGATTTTACGAAAAAATCCACGAAGACTCACGCCTTAACCCCACACACATCAGCTTATACCTTGCTTTATTTCAGTTCTGGAACCTCAACCACTTCCAGAACCCAATAAGCATTTCACGACATGAAATGATGAAGCTCAGTAAAATTGCAGCTTACGGTACTTACCACAAGTGCATCAAAGACCTTCAAGATTTTGGATATATCGAATATTTACCTTCATTCAATCCCTACAAAGGAAGCATGGTAAATCTATTCAATTTTGAAGATACAGAAATACAAAATTTGAACAGCTACCATGCTAAAAATCAAACAAGCTCTGAACAAGCATTGAACCAGCACCATATCAAAATCGGAACAGGTATTGAACAAGCATTGGAGCCTTCTATAAACTATATAAACAATATAAACAATAAACATAGTATTACCACACCCGAGACCAGTTCAAATTTTAAACAAGCTTTTTTACCTGCAATTCCTTTCCAAGAAATTGTCCCAAAATCACTATCTCAAAAAATTAAAGAAAAAGAAAAGTTGCGCGAAAAGAAAAGCGCAAAGCTTTCGCCGACTCATATCGAAAAAAATAATCATTATGGAGGCAAAAAGAAACTTTCGCCAATATCAGCTCCCAAAATCCCACCCACCTTTGCTGAGGTAAAACTTTTTTTTGAAGAAAAAGACACACCGCTTTCAGAAGCCGAAAGATTTTTTGACCACTACGAATCCAACGGCTGGCTCGTGGGTGGAAAATCCAAAATGAAAAATTGGGAAGCAGCTGCACGCAATTGGCTCAAAAACTCCAAAAAATTTAATGATAATTTAAATCACCGAAGCTTCGGCGGAGCCGAAGGCAAACGCAATAATCTCCAAGCCACCACCAATAAAAGCTACAAAGAACCCCTCTAA
- a CDS encoding helix-turn-helix domain-containing protein: protein MALEIVTKEDLQEFKNDLLQELKNLLLPKSNSQKQWLRSADVKALLKISSGTLQNMRINGTLRYSKVGGTLYYNYEDIEKLLQSKN from the coding sequence ATGGCACTAGAAATTGTTACCAAAGAAGACCTTCAAGAGTTCAAAAATGATCTATTACAAGAACTCAAAAACTTACTCCTCCCAAAGTCAAACAGCCAAAAACAATGGCTCCGAAGCGCAGATGTAAAAGCACTCCTCAAAATTTCCTCAGGAACTCTCCAAAACATGAGGATTAATGGCACTCTCCGTTACTCTAAAGTAGGAGGTACACTATACTACAACTATGAGGATATTGAAAAGCTTCTCCAGTCCAAAAATTAA
- a CDS encoding RteC domain-containing protein, which translates to METKSIDLLRELNGQIEFLESEFDNILQKSEEIIKVILKTLEQLKKMVIKHKFKSKHEEILFFKSIKPQFTSKLYYHMAIYRIASQAPLGGASILKKYYEAEQANIKDFFDKNLDFYQYYRTNSTFLDEKYFLRGNVDFKINLNNYNFELDSKFSTTHDYKVALIMANDLLSIYIDKKILELEKALNCYLSTQTSKLQWTAPKVALIELIYALQTEGVFNNGTANVKDIADQFQETFNVDLGQYRRMFLDIRTRKDDRAKFINTLKDKLLLRMEETDENF; encoded by the coding sequence GTGGAAACTAAATCTATTGATCTCTTAAGAGAGCTTAATGGACAAATTGAATTTTTAGAATCTGAGTTTGATAACATTCTTCAAAAATCCGAAGAAATTATCAAAGTCATTCTCAAAACTCTAGAGCAGCTCAAAAAAATGGTCATTAAGCATAAATTTAAATCTAAGCATGAAGAAATTTTATTTTTTAAATCCATAAAACCGCAATTCACTTCCAAGCTATATTATCACATGGCTATTTACAGAATTGCTTCCCAAGCCCCACTAGGAGGTGCATCAATCCTCAAAAAATATTATGAGGCTGAACAGGCTAACATAAAAGATTTCTTTGATAAGAATTTAGATTTTTATCAATACTACCGTACGAATAGCACTTTCCTAGATGAAAAATATTTTTTGAGAGGAAATGTAGATTTTAAAATCAACCTCAACAATTATAATTTTGAGTTAGACTCAAAATTCTCCACTACACATGATTACAAAGTCGCTTTAATCATGGCAAACGACCTTTTGTCTATTTACATTGATAAAAAGATTCTAGAACTTGAAAAAGCATTAAACTGCTATCTTTCAACCCAAACCTCCAAACTCCAATGGACGGCTCCAAAAGTCGCCCTTATTGAACTCATCTACGCCCTCCAAACCGAAGGCGTTTTCAACAACGGAACCGCTAATGTTAAAGACATTGCAGACCAATTCCAAGAAACCTTCAATGTAGATTTAGGACAATACAGGCGTATGTTCCTAGACATCAGAACCCGAAAAGACGACAGAGCCAAATTTATTAATACCCTCAAAGATAAACTTCTGTTAAGAATGGAGGAAACAGACGAAAATTTCTAA